The sequence below is a genomic window from Streptomyces sudanensis.
CACGCAAGCGCCGTACGGCGTAGCGGCAGGGACAGGCAGCCCGCACCCGACGGTGGCGATCCGACCCACCGGGAACCTCCAGAGAGGAAGCACATCGCATGACAGTGCAGAAGGTCAATGACGCCGCTCTTACGAAGTTGCAGCAGGAACTGACCTGGCAGTTCGACGACGTGAAGAGCCAGCTGTCCGTCCTGCAGGGGACGATCGACGGCCTGGAGGGCCGCTGGGCCGGTATCGGTGCCGGTGCGTTCAACACGAAGCAGACCGCGATCAACCAGAACATGGTCGGCATCGGCAAGCTCCTGCTGAAGTTCCAGGAGGCCATCGAGGCGGCCCGCACCATCGCCGGCAACACGGACACCGAGGTCGAGGCCGCCCTCAAGGGCGTCGACGTGGTGGAGGGCTACTCGGGCAGCGCCTCGGCCGAGGCCCGCACGTCCAACCTCAGCAAGTACTGACCCCTCCCGGCCGTGCACCGCTCTGGGCCGGCCCATGACAGCACGACCCGGTTGGAGGACCGATGACCAACGACGGCACCATGATCGTCACTTACGCGAGCCTGCAGGAGGCCGCGGGCAACATCGAGAAGCAGGCCGAGCGGCTGAACAGCAGCCTTGAGGCCATCCAGGCGAAGATCGCGTCGATCTCGCACCTCTGGGAAGGCGAGGCCCGCGAGGCGTACAAGACCGCGCAGACCGACTGGGACCGCAGGGCGATGGAGATCCACAAGGCGCTGAACCAGATCGCCCGCGCGGTCCGCGAGGCCGCTCCGGCCTACCAGCAGGGCGACAAGAAGGCCGCGTCCAACTTCATGTAAGCAACGGCACCGGCCAACACCGAAAAGGGGCGGACACGCGCGGGAGGTGTCCGCCCCTTTTCAACTTGGAAATCTTCTCCGCAGGCTCAGGCGGCGCACTTGGACTTGATCAGGTTGGGGATGTAGGATTTCAGAAAATTTTCGATGCTTTCGCGCCGCTCCACAGGACCCTTCGTCGGCTTGTTCGTAGTGTCGAGGCGCAGTGTTACTACCAGATAGCCGTCCTTCGGGCTGGCGCATTGCATGGAAAGCAGTGCGCCGTCTTCTCCGACTGCAGTGCTGGCGACTCCTGGGATCTTGACGGGTTGCGGGTTTTCAAAGGGGTGGGCTCCTTCCACTGCGTAGTGGAGAGCGTCAATGTTTGCTTCGTTTCGCAATGTGTTGATGCGCATGCTGCGCTTCTTGTCAATCAGAACGACGCATACTTGACTGTTGTCTGGCTCGCTCGTCAAGTCCCGAATGTAGAGATGCAGGTCCTTTCCAGCGGGAAGTAGGGGCTTGACAGCGGACGCCTCCACTCCTTTCGCCTGACAGAAGGGGTCGGGAATGGCGTAATCCTGATTTTCTGTCGACAGGCAGCCTGACAGGGAGAGTGCCAGAAATCCTGCCGCAGCGGCACGTGTGGTCTTCATCATCCTGTACCCGCCAACCCTCGCGCCGTAGCGCCACCATCCTCGGTGGCACTATTGAATTTGTCGATCGTCGTGTACTCGGTTTCACCGTCTAGTCGATCACTGTTGACTTCCCGCCAAATCCCTGCGAGTGCTCCAATCCGCCCTTCGCTGTCTGCATTTGTCTCCATCCTTGATCGAGCCCGACCCTCGTCAATTCTTTTCGTCTCCTCTTCGAGCCACTTGTCGGTGACCATCTCGATCTTCCGGTCCACCGCATCGCCCACCACGGGGACGTAGCTCGCCACTCCGGCCCAGCCGTGGTACTGCCACTTCGAGTCCCAGGTGGCTTTGCTCTTCGCGTCGTCCACATCGATCTGCAGGCCCTGGTAACGGGCCTCCTCCAGGAAACCGATGGTGCGACCGGCTCGGCGCCAGGACTCCTCGTGCCCGTCCTCATTCACGTGGATATCCCGGACGATCTCCCGGTTGATGCCGTCCTGGAGCGTTCCGTACGCGAACTGGTCCCTGGAGATCTGCTTCGCCACCTCCAGGACAGCACGCCGGTCCAGCTGACTCTCGTCGTCACCGTGGGCGCTCGTCGCTTCGTGGACGTCGTCTCCGTGATTGCTCATGACCAGTGCCATCGGGGTGCGCAGAGAGGGCGGAAACTTGTCGCCCTCTTTCGACAGGTGCTCCAACGCGGCATCGAAGACCCGCGTGTTCGCTTCGGTGTGCTGGACGTAACCACTGCCTGGACTCTGAGGGTCGATGCCGGTGGTCGCAGCCACCAGCGCGGCACCGAACCCCTGCCGGGTGTCGGCGTCCTCGAGGTCGGGCCTCCACCGTGATCCTTCACCTCCCTGCGCCCAGGGTGTGTCGGGATCGAACTCCCCCCAGGGGCGTCCCTCGATGTCCACCACGTTCCAGTTGCGTTCCCGAGTCAGGTACTCAAGGTGGGACTTCCCGTTCTTCGGGTCCAGGAAGGCAGCGGCCGTCTCCGGCTCCCGCGCCATGATGCCCAGCAGGCCGTCGAGCGGATCGTTGGCGAACCACTTGCTGTGTGGCTCGATCAGCGCCGCAGGGAGGTCCCACGCGTCGTTCCGTTTGAAGGGGTTGGCCTTCTCCGCGGCGATCATGTCGTCACCGAGGTCGTGCAGCAGTTGCTCCGGGTAGGAGCCGCTGCCCTGCTGCATGAGGGTGACGAGCGTGTGATAGCCGCGGATGGGCTGTCCCCGCCACTCGTACTGCCGCATGCCGGCCTCCTTCAAACCGGTGACCCACTCCCTGTAGAACCCTGAGCGCGGATCGCGTGTCGCACTCGCCAACGCGTCGGCGTACCCCCTCTGGAGTCCCAGGTAGCTCTGCTGGTGGGCCCTGTCCTCGTCGTAGGCCCAGACGTTGAGCTGGTTCGCCAGTCTGATGGTGCCCTCGGGGCCGAGGTGGTTGAGGAGCATCCGGCTGAACACCTTGTCCCCGGCGTTGTCCCGTTGCAAGCGGACCCATTCCTCCAGGTCCTCCGGCTTCTCGCCCTTCAGCGCCTGCTCCGCGTAACGCTGTGCGAGGCGTGCCTCGACCTTCTCGATGTCGCCCACCGCGTTTCCGTTGAACCCATGTGTCGCCCCAGGGGCCGCCCCGTCGGGCCGCCCGCCGAACGCGGCGTCGCGGAGCACGAGGCGAGCGCCCTTGTCGGCGTCGTCCACCGCCCGTACCGCGTCGGCGACCGCTTGGGTCCACTGCAGCTCACGAACCGCACGAGCCGTGTCCGGCGTGACGGGGCCGCTGTCCTTCCGTTCCTTCGACACCTCCGGGTCTTCGTGCGCGATCCCTTTGGAGTCGATCGACATGCCCGCTTTCCGGGCCGCCGCCACAAGGTGGTGGAGCGCCCGGATCCGCGCGGTGAACTGCGCGTGGGCATCACGGAGGAGGGAGGCGACGGCTCGTGCCTCGACGCCTGCCGCCGTGTACTGCCGACGGGTCGCCTGAAAGCGGGCCTTGGCCGCAGTAGCGCTGGCGCCGACCCACGCCCCGCTGGTGGTGATGCTGAGGACCTGATCGGAATAGGCGTCTCCGAGCCTTTCGAAGCCCTCTGCCATGTCCCCCCAGGAAGCGGCCGCTGTGACCAGGGGGGACAGGCGGACGGACATGACCTGCTGGTAGGTGAGCACGGTGATTCCCTCCCCGCCTAGACGCGGTGCTCGTCGTCGAAGGGAACCGGTTGCGGAATGGCGGAAAGTCGACCCATGACTTCGACATCCGTGTGCCTCAGGTCCTTCCTGGCTGTGCTCAACGCGGCTTCGTCCGCTTCCAGCCTCCGCTTCAGGCTCTCCACCTGCTTGCGCCATTCGCCGTGCGCCGCCCGCAGGCCGACACCGGTCGCCCACTCGGCGAACTCGCGCTCGGCTGTATCGGTCTCCTCGTCCGCTTCGCCCCCGAGCGCACCGGTCCGCGGTCGGATGGCCTCGTTCAAAGCCCTGATGGCCCCTGCTTTCGCCGCCGCGTCGGTCTTCAGCACCGCCGGGCCGCCGGGGCTTCCGCCGACTCCGTTCAAACGCATCCGGCTCCCGAGGCGCTCGGCCGCCTCGGCCTTCAGCTGCTCCCACTCGTCCCAGGCCATGTCCGGGCCTCCCCCACCCTCGTGAACGGCGTATCGGTGACGCGCGGTTCACGCTAGGCAACGGCGCATCCCCACCTCAAGTGGTGAAGCGACCCCGGAGTGTCAACGGCCCCGTTCAAGCCGATGGGGCGCCCACCGGCAAGGCGGGCGCCCCACGACCGGCCGGCCGCGATACGGCCGTACGGGCGTCCTACCGCGCGTCGGACGGCATGAGACCCGTCTGCACCAGCGGGTTGCCGCGCTGGCGGGAGACGAAGACGCCGCGGCCCGGGGGCATCGGGCGGGGCCGGACACCGCCCAGGATCTCGCCCTCGTGCGGGTCACCCGACAGCAGGACGCCCTGCGCGCCCAGCTCCATCATGCGCTGCATGAACGGCTCGTACGTCGACCGGCTCGCGCCCGCCGCGTTGCGGGCGATGACGAACCGGACGCCCACGTCCCGTGCGAAGGGCAGGAGTTCGGTGAGCGGCGCCAGCGGGTTGCCGCTGGACGTCGACACGAGGTCGTAGTCGTCGACGATCACGTACACCGTCGGGCCCTGCCACCAGCTGCGGTCCCGCAACTGCTGCGCGGTGACGTCCTCCGACGGCGTGCGGCGCCGCATCAGCCCGGCCAGGGCCTCCACGTGGTGGTCCATGTTGTTGGACATCGGCACGTACTCCGCCAGGTGCGTCGGCGGGGTGGCGTCCAGCAGCGTGCGCCGGTTGTCGATGACGAACAGCTTGCAGCCATCCCCGTCGTAGCGCTCGCTCAACTGCTTGATCAGCAGCCGCAGCAGGTTCGACTTGCCCGACTCGCTCTCGCCGAAGACCAGGAAGAACGGGTCGCGTTCGAAGTCGACGAACACCGGCGCCAGGTTGTTCTCGTCGATCGCGAAGGCGATCCCGCGCTCCGGGTGCGCGAAGCCCGCGGGCAGGTTCGCCGCCGGCAGTTCGCGCGGCAGGAGCCGCACGCCCGGCGCGCCCGGTAGTGTCCAGTGCCGGGACACCTCCTGCGCCATCGCCGCCGTCGCCTCCGACAGGTCGCTGCCCGAGTTGATGCCGTCGATGCGCGGCACCGCCGCCATGAAGTGCAGCTTCTCCGGGGTGAGGCCCCGCCCCGGCACGCCCGTCGGCACGTTCTGCGCGACCCGGCGGTCCAGCTCGGAGTCCATCGGGTCGCCGAGCCGCAGCTCCAGCCGGTTCATCAGGTGGTCCTTGAGGTTGGCGCGCACCTCCATGGACCGGGACGCGGTGATGACCAGGTGGATGCCGTAGCCGAGGCCGCGTGCCGCGATGTCCATCACGAGGTGCTCCAGGCCCTCGTAGTCGGTGCGGAAGCTGCCCCAGCCGTCGATGACGAGGAACACGTCGCCCCACGGCTGGTCCGCCACCGAGATCTCGCCGCGCGCCCGCAGCCGCCGGTACGTGGCGATCGAGTCGATGCCGGCGCTGCGGAAGTACTCCTCGCGCCGCGACAGGATGCCGTACACCTCCGCGACCGTGCGCCGCACCCGCTCCGGGTCCAGGCGCGAGGCGACCCCGCCCACGTGCGGCAGTCCCGCGATCGACGACATGCCGCCGCCACCGAAGTCCAGTCCGTAGAACTGCACCTCGTGCGGCGTGTGGGTCAGTGCGAACGCCGAGATCAGCGTCCGCAGCAGCGTCGACTTGCCGGACTGCGGTCCGCCCACGATCTGCATGTGGCCCGCCGCGCCGGAGAAGTCCCGGTACAGGGTGTCGCGCCGCTGCTCGAACGGCTTGTCCACCACGCCGACCGGCACGACCAGCCGTCCCGCACCCTCGAAGCCGGGCTGCGTCAGCCCCCGCCCCGGCACCTCGGCCAGGCCGGGGAGCAGTTCGTCCAGCGGCGGCGGGTTGTCCAGCGGCGGCAGCCACACCTGGTGCGCCTCCACGCCGCGGCCCTCCAACCGCCGCACGATCACGTCCAGCACGGAGTCGGCGAGCGCGTCGTCCTCCGGCCGGCCCCCGTCCGCCTGCGCGGGGCGGGCCGCCGGCTGCGCGTACCGGATCGGCACCGGCGCCGCCGTGAACGGCACCGGCCGCCGGTCCACCGGCAGCGGGCCCCCGGACGCCGCCAGCGCCTGCGTCGGGGAGCGGTACACGCCGGACACGTACGCCGCCTTGAACCGCACCATCTCGTCCGTGCCGAACTTCAGGTACCCGGAGCCGGGCACGTTCGGCAGGTGGTACGCGTCCGGCACGCCGATCGCGGCCCGCGACTCGGCAGCGGAGAAGGTCCGCAGGCCGATCCGGTACGACAGGTACGTCTCCAGGCCGCGCAGCCGGCCCTCCTCCAGCCGCTGCGACGCCAGCAGCAGGTGCACGCCCAGCGACCGGCCGATGCGGCCGATCTGCACGAACATCTCGATGAAGTCCGGTTTCGCGGTGAGCAGTTCGCTGAACTCGTCGATGACCAGGACGAGCGAGGGGATCGGCTGCAGCGGGGCGCCGGCCGCGCGGGCCTTCTCGTAGTCGTGGATGTTCGCGTAGTTGCCCGCGTCGCGCAGCATCTCCTGGCGGCGGTTGAGCTCGCCGCGGATGGAGTCGCCCATGCGGTCCACCAGCGTCAGGTCGTCCGCCAGGTTGGTGATGACGGCGGCGACGTGCGGCATCTGCGACATGCCGGCGAAGGTCGCACCGCCCTTGAAGTCCGCGAGGACGAAGTTCAGCGTCTCCGACGAGTGGGTGACCGCCAGGCCCAGCACCAGCGTCCGCAGCAGCTCCGACTTGCCGGAGCCGGTCGCGCCGACGCACAGGCCGTGCGGGCCCATGCCCTCCTGCGCGGCCTCCTTCAGGTCCAGCATGACCGGCGAGCCGTCCTCGCCGACGCCGATCGGCACGCGCAGCCGCTCCGACTGGGACCGCGGCCGCCAGGTCCGGCTCACGTCCACCGACGCCGCGTCCCCGAGGTTGAGCAGGTCGGTGAACTCCAGGTTCGCCAGCAGCGGTTCGTCGTCGTCGCCGCCCGACGCCATGCGCAGCGGCGCCAGTTGGCGGGCCAGCGCTTCGGCGGCCTCCAGGCTCAGCCCGTCCGGCGTGCCCTCGTACACCAGCCCGTGGCCCGACTCCAGCCGCAGCTCGCCGGGGCGGACCACCACCGACAGCTGGCCGCGCGCCCCGGCGCCCTCACCGCGCACGACCTCGACGACCGTGACGCCCTGCAGGCCCTCCGCGGAGGCCAGCGGCGACATCGGCGGCACCGTCTGCCCGTCGAGGACGACCACCACGTGCGGCCGGTCCAGCAGCGGGTGGTCGCCGCCCTGGAAGCGGGGCCGGCCCTCCAGCAGCCCGCCGAGCAGGTCCTGGAGGTCCGCCGGGTCCGTGGTGATCAGGCGCCGGGTGCCGGCCCCGTCGACGGCGCCCCGCGCCTGCGCGTGCGGCAGCCACTTGGCCCACTCCCACTCCGGCGCGGCGTCCCGGCCGGCGGCGACGGCGACGACCAGGTCCTCGGGGGAGTGCAGCGACGCCAGCGAGGCGACCATGGCGCGCGCGGACGCCCGTACGGACTCCTGCTCCCCGCTCACCGTCACGTGGTAGAACGCGCGCAGCGACACCGCCATGGGCAGTCCGTCGAGCGTGCCGTGCGTCGCCAGGAACCGGCGCATCGCGCCCGCCGTCAGCGGCTCCAGGTCGTCCACCGGAGCGGTCTCGGGGGCGATCAGGGGCGTGGCGAGCTGCTGGCTGCCCAGGCCGATGCGCACCTGCCCGAAGTCGTCGTCGCCCACGCGCCGCTCCCACACCCGGCTGCCCTCGGCGACCAGCGCCCACAGCTGCTCGGGGGAGGGGTGCAGGTAGAACTGGGCGTCGCGCTGGAGCCGCGCGGTCCGCAGCACGGCGCGGCGCGTCTGGGTCAGGTACTTGAGGTAGTCGCGCCGCAGGTCGGCGAGTTGCCCCTGGGTGCCGCGCCGGTACCGCACCAGCATCGCGATGCCCATGGCGAGGGTCGACGCGATCATCACCATGCCCATGATCCGCATGATCGGGTTCGGGGTCATGAAGAAGAAGACGACGGAGCCGCCCATGCCGAGCATCGGCAGGATCTGCATCAGCGCCCCCTCCTGCTGCCCGCGGGGCAGCTCGGGCGGGGGTTGCACCTGCACCTGCTCGCCGGGCACTTCGGAGGGCAGGACCCGTGGTGGGCGCTTGACGACGATCTGACTCACAGCTCACCGATTCCCTTGCCGGACGGAAACGTTCCTATCGGCGCCCCCGTGGCGACGGGCTCCATCCGCGGTTGGGGATCCTACTTGCGCGGGGGGCGGCGACCGGGCGGTAGGGTGACGCGACGGACCCGCGGAGCCGCGCAACTACCGCAGAACAAACGGACATTCGGAGCGCGGGCGGGCACTCCGGCCGCGACGGCGCCGGCACGTCGCCGTCCGCACCCGAGAAGCCACGGATCTCACGAGGGGAAGCAGAAGGTGAGCATGACGGCCCAGGCGGCGGCCACCACGACCGGCCACCCGGCGCCCGCGACACCGTCCGGCGGCGGAACCGGCTTCTGCCGCGTCACCGTCGTCGCGCCCGACGGACGCGTCGACGTGGCGCTGCCCGAGGACATCCCGGTCGCCGACCTCTACCCGGAGATCCTCCGGCTGTCCGGCCAGGGCCCCGTCGAGGGCGGCCCGGTCGGCTACCACCTGGTCCGCCGGGACGGCACGGTCCTCGACTCGGCCCGGTCGCTGGCGGCCCAGCGCATCCTCGACGGCGAGCTGCTCTCCCTGCGGCCCTTCGCCGAGTCGCTGCCGCCCGCCGTCTTCGACGACGTGTCGGACGCCGTCGCCTCCGCCGTCGCGCGCGACCGCCGCTTCTGGACGGACGCGCTGATGCGCGGCTCCGGGCTGTTCGGCGGCTCCGTCCTGCTGGTGCTGCTCGCGTTCGTCCTGTGGCAGGCCGACCCGCGCCACGACACGCACGGCCTGCCGGGCATCCTCGCCGGCGTGGCCGCGCTGCTCCTCCTGGCGCTCGCCTGCGTCCGCGCCCGGGTGTACGACGACCGCGGCTCGGCCGTCGCCCTCGGCGTCGGGGCGATGGCGAACGCCGCCGTCGGCGGTTCCGGGCTGCTGCCGTTCGCAGCCGGCCAGGGGCCCGGCCGGCTGCAGTTCCTGCTCGCCTGCGCCGCCGTCCTGGTCGTGTCGCTGGTCCTGATGCTCGTCGCCCCCTCCGGCGACGGTCCGTTCGTCGCGTTCGTCTTCGCCTCCGCCGTGGGCCTGCTGGTGACGTTCGCCGCGACCCTGACCGGCATCAGCGCCGTGGAGACCGCCGCGGTCGGCCCGCCCCTCGCCGCCGGCGCGCTGGCGTTCCTGCCCGGCCTGTCCACCCGCTTCGCCCGCCTGCCCATCGGCTTCGACCCGCCCCGCACGGCCGTCGGCGGGTACGACGGCGGCGAGGGCGCCCCGCAGGGCCCCGTCGATGCCGCCCGCATCGCCGCCCAGGCCCGGCGCGGCCACGAGCTGCTCGTCGGCCTGGTCGGCGGCTGCGCCCTGGTCGCGGTCACCGCGGCGGGCGTGCTCGGCTTCTCCGACAACGTGTGGGCGCAGCTCCTCGCCCTCGCCACGGGCATCGCGATGATGATGCGCGCCCACCTGTTCCGGTACTCCGCGCAGGTCGGCTGCGCCCTGGCCGCCGGGCTGGGCTCCCTGGTCCTGCTCGGCCTCGGCCTGTGCGTCAACCCGCCGGAGGGCGTCGTCCGCGCCGCGCTGCGCGGGGACACCGGGGCGCTGGACGTCCGCACGGTGTGGCTGGCCGCCGCCGTCGCCGTCGTCGCCGCCGTGATCGTCGCCGTCGGGCTGATCGTGCCGAACAAGGGCGTCACGCCGTTCTGGGGCCGCTTCCTGGAGATCGCGGAGGGGTTCTTCCTGCTCACGCTGGTCCCGCTCTGCCTGGCGGTCTTCGGCGTGTACCACTCCATCCGCGCCCTCACGTCCTGAACGCCCGCACAGGCTGGTACGCTGTGTGACGGCCGTCTGTGTACGCGCCTCCGGAGCATCTGGGGGCAGCGCCCATCGAGCCTTCGCCTCCGAGTCACGGAAGTCCCCCTGAGACCAAGACCAGGGGCACTCGCGGGCGCATCGAACACCAAGAGGAGTACCGAGTGTCTCTCGACGCCGCCACGAAGAAGCAGATCATGGCCGAGTTCGGCACCAAGGAGGGCGACACCGGCTCCCCCGAGGTCCAGGTCGCGATGCTCTCCCGCCGCATCTCGGACCTGACCGAGCACCTGAAGACCCACAAGCACGACCACCACTCCCGCCGCGGCCTGCTGATCCTCGTGGGTCAGCGCCGCCGCCTGCTGCAGTACCTGGCCAAGAAGGACATCCAGCGCTTCCGTGCGCTGGTCGACCGCCTCGGCATCCGCCGCGGTGCGGCCGGCGGCGTCAAGTAGCACGCCGCGAGGGGAGCGGTTCCCGACGACGGGGAGCCGCTCCCTTTGCCGTACGCGGGTGTAACGCGCCCGCGAATCGGAAATGCGATCCTGGGACCAGGCTCAGTAATCTGGTCACACAGCGACACAACGACACAGCGACATGACGAACACGCCGTGACGCGGACCCACCGGTCCCGTCCGCGGCACCCGGGAGAGACCGCCTCGCCGCCGCCGGTCCTCGGTAGTGGCCCCCGGGCCTCCAGGCCTCACAGCCCGGAGCGCACCCGGGTGCTTCGATCGAAGACCGGCCCGCACACAGGGCGCGTTCTCTCCGCATCCCGTCCCGCGCCACACGGGCGCACGGACGAAAAGACGACAAGTAAACGGAGAAACCGCTGGTGGAGAACGAGACCCACTACGCCGAGGCCGTCATCGACAACGGCTCCTTCGGCACCCGCACCATCCGCTTCGAGACGGGCCGCCTGGCCAGGCAGGCCGCCGGTTCCGCCGTCGCGTACCTGGACGACGACACCATGGTGCTGTCGGCCACCACCGCGTCCAAGAAGCCCAAGGACCAGCTCGACTTCTTCCCCCTGACGGTCGACGTCGAGGAGCGGATGTACGCGGCCGGCAAGATCCCCGGCTCGTTCTTCCGCCGCGAGGGCCGGCCCTCCGAGGACGCGATCCTCACCTGCCGCCTGATCGACCGCCCGCTGCGCCCCTCCTTCAAGAAGGGCCTGCGCAACGAGATCCAGATCGTCGAGACGATCATGGCCCTCAACCCCGACCACCTCTACGACGTGGTCGCGATCAACGCCGCCTCCTGCTCCACGCAGCTGGCCGGCCTGCCCTTCTCCGGCCCCATCGGCGGCACCCGCGTCGCCCTCATCAAGGGCCAGTGGGTCGCCTTCCCGACGCACACCGAGCTCGAGGACGCCGTCTTCGACATGGTCGTCGCGGGCCGCGTCCTGGAGGACGGCGACGTCGCGATCATGATGGTCGAGGCCGAGGCCACCGAGAGGACCATCGAGCTGGTCCAGGGCGGTGCCGAGGCCCCCACCGAGGAGGTCGTCGCCGCCGGTCTCGAGGCCGCGAAGCCGTTCATCAAGGTCCTGTGCAAGGCCCAGTCGGACCTCGCCGCCAAGGCCGCCAAGCCCGTCGGCGAGTTCCCGGTCTTCCTCGACTACGAGGACGACGTCCTGGAGGCGCTCACCGCCGCCGTCAGGACCGAGCTGGCCCAGGCGCTGACCATCGCCGGCAAGCAGGAGCGCGAGAACGAGCTGGAGCGCGTCAAGGCGGTCGCCGCCGAGAAGCTGCTCCCGCAGTTCGAGGGCCGCGAGAAGGAGATCTCCGCGGCGTACCGCTCGCTCACCAAGTCCCTGGTGCGCGAGCGCGTCATCAAGGACAAGGTCCGCATCGACGGCCGCGGCCTGACGGACATCCGCACGCTCGCCGCCGAGGTCGAGGCCATCCCGCGGGTGCACGGCTCCGCCCTGTTCGAGCGCGGCGAGACGCAGATCCTCGGCGTCACCACCCTCAACATGCTCCGCATGGAGCAGCAGCTGGACACCCTCTCCCCGGTGACCCGCAAGCGCTACATGCACAACTACAACTTCCCGCCGTACTCCACCGGCGAGACCGGCCGCGTCGGCTCCCCGAAGCGCCGCGAGATCGGCCACGGCGCCCTCGCCGAGCGCGCCATCCTGCCGGTGCTGCCGTCGCGCGAGGAGTTCCCGTACGCGATCCGCCAGGTGTCCGAGGCCCTCGGCTCCAACGGCTCGACGTCCATGGGCTCGGTCTGCGCCTCCACGATGTCGCTGCTGAACGCCGGTGTGCCGCTCAAGGCCCCGGTCGCCGGCATCGCCATGGGCCTGATCTCCCAGGAGATCGACGGCAAGACGCACTACGTCACCCTCACCGACATCCTCGGTGCGGAGGACGCCTTCGGCGACATGGACTTCAAGGTCGCCGGCACCAAGGAGTTCGTCACCGCCCTCCAGCTCGACACCAAGCTGGACGGCATCCCGGCCTCCGTCCTGGCCGCGGCCCTCAAGCAGGCCCGCGACGCCCGCCTCCACATCCTCGACGTGATGATGGAGGCGATCGACCGCCCGGACGAGATGTCCCCGAACGCCCCGCGGATCATCACCGTCAAGATCCCCGTGGACAAGATCGGCGAGGTCATCGGCCCCAAGGGCAAGATGATCAACCAGATCCAGGAGGACACCGGCGCCGAGATCACGATCGAGGACGACGGCACCATCTACATCGGTGCCCAGGTCGGCTCGCAGGCCGAGGCCGCCCGCGCCACGATCAACGGCATCGCCAACCCGACCATGCCGGAGGTCGGCGAGCGCTACCTGGGCACGGTCGTCAAGACCACCACCTTCGGCGCGTTCGTCTCGCTCCTCCCGGGCAAGGACGGCCTGCTGCACATCTCGCAGATCCGCAAGCTCGCCGGCGGCAAGCGCGTGGAGAACGTCGAGGACGTGCTCGCGGTCGGCTCCAAGGTC
It includes:
- a CDS encoding polyribonucleotide nucleotidyltransferase → MENETHYAEAVIDNGSFGTRTIRFETGRLARQAAGSAVAYLDDDTMVLSATTASKKPKDQLDFFPLTVDVEERMYAAGKIPGSFFRREGRPSEDAILTCRLIDRPLRPSFKKGLRNEIQIVETIMALNPDHLYDVVAINAASCSTQLAGLPFSGPIGGTRVALIKGQWVAFPTHTELEDAVFDMVVAGRVLEDGDVAIMMVEAEATERTIELVQGGAEAPTEEVVAAGLEAAKPFIKVLCKAQSDLAAKAAKPVGEFPVFLDYEDDVLEALTAAVRTELAQALTIAGKQERENELERVKAVAAEKLLPQFEGREKEISAAYRSLTKSLVRERVIKDKVRIDGRGLTDIRTLAAEVEAIPRVHGSALFERGETQILGVTTLNMLRMEQQLDTLSPVTRKRYMHNYNFPPYSTGETGRVGSPKRREIGHGALAERAILPVLPSREEFPYAIRQVSEALGSNGSTSMGSVCASTMSLLNAGVPLKAPVAGIAMGLISQEIDGKTHYVTLTDILGAEDAFGDMDFKVAGTKEFVTALQLDTKLDGIPASVLAAALKQARDARLHILDVMMEAIDRPDEMSPNAPRIITVKIPVDKIGEVIGPKGKMINQIQEDTGAEITIEDDGTIYIGAQVGSQAEAARATINGIANPTMPEVGERYLGTVVKTTTFGAFVSLLPGKDGLLHISQIRKLAGGKRVENVEDVLAVGSKVQVEIAEIDQRGKLSLIPVLADEEGAEGTDTASSSGSAAGKDDTDQ